In the genome of Cystobacter ferrugineus, one region contains:
- the ilvD gene encoding dihydroxy-acid dehydratase, with amino-acid sequence MSQDTRRNSRAITEGFERAPARAMLKAIGFTDEDLSKPLIGVANTWTETMPCNFHLRRLAEKVKEGIRAAGGTPMEFNTISVSDGVTMGTEGMRASLVSREVIADSIELMCRGHMFDAVVTLVGCDKTIPAAAMAVLRLNIPSLVLYGGSIAPGCYKGKDVTVQDMFEAVGAVAAGKMSLEALAEIENVACPGAGACGGQYTANTMALAIEMLGLAPVGYSTIPAEDARKDAASVAAGRLIMDVLQRGTCPRDVVTRASFDNAIASVAATGGSTNAVLHLLALAGEMGVPLALKDFDEVSRRTPLIADLKPGGRFAAVDMDRAGGVPLLARRLIAGGFMDGSARTIEGRTWAESSLSATEQAGQRVLRPLSEPIRPTGGLVILQGNLAPEGCVVKMSGHERGHHRGPAWVFDREEDAFAAVKERRIQPGSVVVIRYEGPRGGPGMREMLGVTAALVGQGLGDSVALLTDGRFSGATRGLMVGHVAPEAAVGGPIAAVRTGDIITIDVEARQLSVELSAEQIAERLRGFQPPAPRYTSGVFAKYAALVSSASEGAITRPPQPQASSQAPSAERRQVAAVP; translated from the coding sequence ATGTCCCAAGACACACGCCGCAACAGCCGCGCCATCACCGAAGGATTCGAACGCGCGCCCGCACGCGCCATGCTCAAGGCCATTGGCTTCACCGACGAGGATCTCTCCAAGCCCCTCATCGGCGTGGCCAACACCTGGACCGAGACGATGCCCTGCAACTTCCACCTGCGCCGCCTGGCGGAAAAGGTGAAGGAGGGCATCCGGGCCGCGGGTGGAACGCCCATGGAGTTCAACACCATCTCCGTCAGTGACGGGGTGACCATGGGCACCGAGGGCATGCGGGCCTCGCTGGTCAGCCGCGAGGTGATCGCGGACTCCATCGAGCTGATGTGCCGCGGCCACATGTTCGACGCGGTGGTGACGCTGGTGGGTTGCGACAAGACCATTCCCGCGGCGGCCATGGCGGTGCTCCGGTTGAACATCCCCTCGCTGGTCCTCTACGGCGGCTCCATCGCCCCCGGGTGCTACAAGGGCAAGGACGTCACCGTGCAGGACATGTTCGAGGCCGTGGGCGCGGTGGCCGCCGGGAAGATGTCCCTGGAGGCGCTCGCGGAGATCGAGAACGTCGCCTGCCCGGGCGCGGGAGCCTGTGGCGGCCAATACACCGCCAACACCATGGCCCTGGCCATCGAGATGCTCGGGCTCGCTCCCGTGGGCTACTCCACCATTCCCGCGGAGGATGCGCGCAAGGACGCGGCGAGCGTCGCCGCGGGCCGGCTCATCATGGACGTGCTCCAGCGGGGGACGTGCCCTCGGGACGTCGTGACGCGCGCCTCGTTCGACAATGCCATCGCGTCCGTGGCGGCGACAGGTGGCTCGACCAACGCGGTGCTGCACCTGCTCGCCTTGGCGGGGGAGATGGGCGTGCCGCTCGCCTTGAAGGACTTCGACGAGGTGAGCCGGAGAACCCCACTCATCGCGGACCTCAAGCCGGGTGGCCGTTTCGCCGCGGTGGACATGGACCGTGCCGGAGGAGTGCCGCTGCTCGCCCGGCGATTGATCGCGGGCGGCTTCATGGACGGGAGTGCCCGGACCATCGAGGGACGCACCTGGGCCGAGTCCTCGCTCAGCGCCACCGAGCAGGCGGGACAGCGGGTCCTCCGGCCCTTGAGCGAACCCATCCGCCCCACGGGCGGGCTCGTCATCCTGCAGGGCAACCTCGCCCCGGAAGGGTGCGTGGTGAAGATGTCGGGGCACGAGCGCGGCCACCACCGGGGGCCCGCGTGGGTGTTCGACCGCGAGGAGGATGCCTTCGCGGCGGTGAAGGAGCGCCGCATCCAGCCGGGCTCCGTGGTGGTCATCCGCTACGAGGGACCGCGCGGCGGCCCGGGCATGCGCGAGATGCTGGGAGTGACCGCGGCGCTCGTCGGGCAGGGGCTGGGTGACTCCGTGGCCCTGCTCACCGACGGGCGCTTCAGCGGCGCCACCCGCGGCCTGATGGTGGGCCACGTGGCACCCGAGGCGGCCGTGGGCGGCCCGATCGCGGCGGTTCGCACGGGTGACATCATCACCATCGACGTGGAGGCCCGGCAGTTGTCCGTGGAGCTCTCCGCGGAGCAGATCGCCGAGCGCCTGCGGGGCTTCCAGCCGCCCGCGCCCCGCTACACCTCGGGTGTCTTCGCGAAGTACGCCGCGCTGGTGTCCTCGGCCTCCGAGGGCGCGATCACGCGGCCGCCTCAACCCCAGGCTTCATCCCAGGCTCCCTCCGCCGAGCGGCGGCAGGTGGCCGCCGTTCCCTAA
- the ilvC gene encoding ketol-acid reductoisomerase: MTTIYYDKDASLEPIHARKVAIIGYGSQGHAHALNLKESGVKVRVGLHAASRSRAKAEAAGLEVMSVAEAAQWADLIMILAPDQTQKQIYDADIAPHLTRGKALFFAHGFNIHYGQIRPPADVDVALIAPKSPGHMVRRLYQDGRGTPALIAVHQDATGKAKALGMSYARAIGTTRAGLLETTFKEETETDLFGEQAVICGGVTALVQAGFDTLVEAGYQPDIAYFECLHELKLIVDMMYEGGMGWMRHSISDTAEYGDYTRGPRLINDSVRAEMRKVLKEVQTGVFAREWILENQAGRPVFDKLREQGREHPIEDVGRRLREMMSWIRESKKDSSER, encoded by the coding sequence ATGACCACCATCTATTACGACAAGGACGCCTCCCTCGAGCCCATTCACGCCCGCAAGGTCGCCATCATCGGCTACGGGAGCCAGGGACATGCGCACGCCCTCAACCTCAAGGAATCCGGCGTGAAGGTGCGGGTGGGGTTGCATGCCGCCAGCCGCTCGCGCGCCAAGGCGGAAGCGGCGGGTCTCGAGGTGATGTCCGTCGCCGAGGCGGCCCAGTGGGCCGACCTCATCATGATCCTCGCTCCGGATCAGACCCAGAAGCAGATCTACGACGCGGACATCGCGCCCCACCTCACCCGGGGCAAGGCCTTGTTCTTCGCCCACGGCTTCAACATCCACTACGGGCAGATCCGCCCTCCGGCGGATGTGGACGTGGCGCTCATTGCCCCGAAGTCACCCGGACACATGGTGCGTCGCCTCTACCAGGACGGCAGGGGAACTCCCGCGCTCATCGCGGTGCACCAGGACGCCACGGGCAAGGCCAAGGCGCTGGGCATGTCCTATGCGCGCGCCATCGGCACGACACGTGCGGGCTTGCTGGAAACCACGTTCAAGGAAGAGACCGAGACGGATCTCTTCGGTGAGCAGGCAGTGATCTGCGGAGGTGTCACCGCCCTCGTCCAGGCCGGCTTCGACACGCTGGTGGAAGCGGGCTACCAGCCCGATATCGCCTACTTCGAGTGCCTGCATGAGCTCAAGCTCATCGTGGACATGATGTACGAGGGCGGCATGGGCTGGATGCGCCACTCCATCAGCGACACCGCCGAGTACGGCGACTACACGCGCGGACCGCGCCTCATCAACGACTCGGTGCGCGCGGAGATGCGAAAGGTCCTCAAGGAGGTCCAGACCGGCGTCTTCGCCCGCGAGTGGATCCTCGAGAACCAGGCCGGCCGCCCGGTGTTCGACAAGTTGCGCGAGCAGGGCCGCGAGCATCCCATCGAGGATGTGGGCCGGCGCCTGCGCGAGATGATGTCCTGGATTCGTGAGTCCAAGAAGGACTCGAGCGAGCGCTGA
- a CDS encoding DUF2380 domain-containing protein has product MSGSTRRLSGEFSRLAASTPGIAGRASGLFVRYVDHGVQQLRWLDAELAATTRLANAASEVKDPDMQLALLRLAGPRLEAAMLGSLLLAVWLDFLHLTDVALKQQFYSVERLFVDLDRVQKMLEPAMTALSSGESRQVEAAAKDIPMRVGHLTREFAATREAMRMGAEKLQKILVLKESIEALTLLSALKFSLPSLPPSAPASLGLALAMGGDGVRMGTRLIVSAEWVEMMRQLVRAGVLSLPAVGAVVRIQAGQVMMAQSHDELPKGVRDALGDGPEVRGMRVTSRTGAGMNEPPRHHVLPKEFRE; this is encoded by the coding sequence ATGTCCGGCTCCACACGCCGGCTCTCCGGCGAGTTCTCCAGACTCGCTGCCAGCACTCCTGGCATCGCCGGCAGGGCCTCCGGCCTCTTCGTCCGCTACGTCGACCATGGAGTCCAGCAACTGCGGTGGCTGGATGCCGAACTCGCCGCCACCACCCGGTTGGCCAACGCCGCATCGGAGGTGAAGGACCCGGACATGCAACTCGCCCTGCTGCGCCTCGCCGGTCCACGTCTCGAGGCCGCCATGTTGGGCTCGCTCCTGCTCGCCGTCTGGCTCGACTTCCTCCACCTCACCGACGTCGCCCTCAAACAGCAGTTCTACAGCGTGGAGAGGCTTTTCGTGGACCTGGACCGCGTCCAGAAGATGCTCGAGCCCGCCATGACGGCGCTTTCCTCCGGGGAGTCAAGACAGGTGGAGGCGGCGGCGAAAGACATCCCCATGCGGGTAGGCCATCTCACCCGCGAATTCGCGGCGACACGCGAGGCCATGCGCATGGGGGCGGAGAAGCTCCAGAAGATCCTGGTGCTCAAGGAGTCCATCGAGGCGCTCACCCTGCTCTCGGCGTTGAAGTTCTCTCTGCCCTCCCTGCCGCCATCGGCTCCCGCCTCGCTCGGACTGGCCCTGGCGATGGGAGGCGACGGCGTGAGGATGGGCACTCGCCTCATCGTGTCCGCCGAATGGGTGGAGATGATGCGCCAGTTGGTGCGGGCGGGCGTCCTCTCTCTTCCCGCCGTCGGCGCGGTCGTACGGATTCAGGCGGGCCAGGTGATGATGGCGCAGTCTCACGACGAGTTGCCCAAGGGCGTGCGCGACGCACTCGGTGACGGGCCCGAGGTACGAGGCATGCGTGTAACAAGCAGGACCGGGGCTGGCATGAACGAGCCACCGCGACACCACGTCCTGCCCAAGGAGTTCCGCGAGTGA
- a CDS encoding DUF2380 domain-containing protein has translation MDIDQFCVEMEQAHHEAIHGGGDWRLGRQWPGEWNRMIMRALRNAEADAGRMLTRNEILDIVVATMKRDRIPVNFTPWSGR, from the coding sequence ATGGACATCGATCAGTTCTGCGTCGAGATGGAGCAGGCGCATCACGAAGCCATCCATGGAGGTGGTGACTGGCGCCTGGGTCGCCAATGGCCCGGCGAATGGAACCGGATGATCATGAGGGCGCTGAGAAACGCCGAGGCCGATGCCGGCCGGATGTTGACGCGAAATGAGATCCTGGACATCGTCGTGGCGACGATGAAGCGCGACAGAATCCCGGTGAACTTCACTCCCTGGAGTGGGCGATGA
- a CDS encoding NUDIX hydrolase: MSGAHPWEGNWKVRLHERVRERGYESLTSFAEARPTASLVALAEELGEDDITGVQVFSGLVAEAERSKRLTRLVRGQFVRELYEALPDGWPTVMDDANRFKVAKALGMWSAYTPATHEDRVDQVRAALRASPPPPGWRPLGPDDELLLTLLPDEEV, translated from the coding sequence ATGAGCGGGGCTCATCCTTGGGAGGGCAATTGGAAGGTCCGTCTCCATGAGCGAGTTCGCGAGCGTGGTTATGAATCGCTCACCTCATTCGCCGAGGCGCGTCCCACCGCCTCGTTGGTGGCGCTCGCCGAGGAACTCGGCGAGGATGACATCACCGGCGTGCAGGTATTCAGTGGGCTGGTAGCCGAAGCAGAGCGGAGCAAGCGGCTCACGCGCTTGGTGCGCGGACAGTTCGTGCGCGAATTGTACGAGGCACTCCCTGATGGATGGCCGACTGTAATGGACGACGCGAACCGTTTCAAGGTCGCCAAGGCACTCGGCATGTGGTCTGCCTACACTCCAGCAACCCATGAGGATCGCGTCGATCAGGTCAGGGCAGCACTCCGTGCCTCACCTCCGCCACCCGGCTGGCGACCACTCGGACCCGACGACGAACTGCTGCTCACGCTCCTGCCTGACGAGGAAGTCTGA
- a CDS encoding aminotransferase class V-fold PLP-dependent enzyme — protein MDRRDFLRTGLALGGAALASTTNCATVDTAAPSPAPQAATTPPAPDSWEAFRAEFELTHDDIHLSHFLLPPHHRSVREAIELYRKALDANPLRALKQYSPTAEAEVSRAAAAYLDVKPEELALTDSTTMGLGLVYAGLRLREGEEILTSTQEHYATDQSLTLRAERTGAVVRRVPFYTDPEKLTEEAAVGGMMQAMTPRTRYVAVTWVYSVSGVKYPVRALADALAKVNADRSEEERILLCVDGVHGLGAEVETIPQLGCDFFISGCHKWMFGPRGTGFIWGRPSAWQRLVPTIPTFYSPAVRIWAKDDPPSALPPGPLVTPGGFHSFEHRWALNKAFELHQRMGRERVTARVHELNRYLKEELGKMPHVRVRTPLSDSLSAGITCFEVPALKPAEVVKRLEQKRIITTVSHYVTRYVRAAPGLLNSHEDVEALLREVRAMA, from the coding sequence ATGGATCGTAGAGATTTCCTTCGCACCGGCCTCGCGCTCGGCGGTGCCGCGCTCGCTTCCACGACCAACTGTGCCACGGTCGATACCGCCGCCCCCTCCCCTGCTCCCCAGGCCGCCACGACGCCTCCCGCCCCCGACTCGTGGGAGGCGTTTCGCGCCGAGTTCGAGCTGACCCACGACGACATCCACCTGAGCCACTTCCTGCTCCCGCCTCACCACCGCTCGGTGCGCGAGGCCATCGAACTGTACCGCAAGGCCCTCGATGCCAATCCCCTGAGGGCGCTCAAGCAATACTCGCCCACGGCCGAAGCCGAGGTCTCCCGCGCCGCCGCCGCCTACCTCGACGTGAAGCCCGAGGAGCTGGCGCTCACCGACAGCACCACCATGGGCCTGGGGCTCGTCTACGCGGGGCTGCGGCTGCGCGAGGGCGAGGAAATCCTCACCAGCACCCAGGAGCACTACGCGACGGACCAATCGCTGACGCTGCGGGCCGAGCGCACGGGCGCGGTGGTGCGGCGCGTGCCCTTCTACACGGACCCCGAGAAGCTCACCGAGGAAGCCGCGGTGGGGGGAATGATGCAAGCCATGACGCCCAGGACGCGCTACGTCGCGGTGACGTGGGTGTACTCGGTGTCGGGGGTGAAGTACCCCGTGAGGGCGTTGGCGGACGCGCTGGCGAAGGTGAACGCGGACCGGAGCGAGGAGGAACGCATCCTGCTGTGCGTGGATGGGGTGCACGGGCTGGGCGCCGAGGTGGAGACGATTCCGCAGCTTGGCTGTGACTTCTTCATCTCGGGCTGCCACAAGTGGATGTTCGGCCCGCGAGGCACGGGCTTCATCTGGGGCCGGCCGTCCGCGTGGCAGCGGCTGGTGCCCACCATTCCCACGTTCTACTCGCCCGCGGTGCGCATCTGGGCGAAGGATGACCCCCCGAGCGCGCTGCCCCCGGGGCCGTTGGTGACGCCCGGAGGCTTCCACTCCTTCGAGCATCGCTGGGCGCTGAACAAGGCCTTCGAGCTGCACCAGCGGATGGGGCGCGAGCGGGTGACGGCGCGGGTGCACGAGCTCAACCGCTACCTCAAGGAGGAGCTGGGGAAGATGCCGCACGTGCGGGTGCGCACGCCCCTGAGTGATTCGCTCTCGGCGGGCATCACCTGCTTCGAGGTCCCCGCGCTCAAGCCCGCGGAGGTGGTCAAGCGCCTGGAGCAGAAGCGCATCATCACCACGGTGTCGCACTACGTGACGCGCTACGTGCGCGCCGCGCCCGGACTGCTCAACTCGCACGAGGACGTCGAGGCGCTGCTGCGCGAGGTTCGCGCGATGGCGTGA
- a CDS encoding peptidase domain-containing ABC transporter, whose translation MSDQTFSPTITPTRNEPPVPAGQGPSTSASEVLEAVLTELAHTTGIEPGHGTVRGALQDAGRHDPGSLADTWSRHLQHAGLALGLTLTLMRRPLEEVLREGGHQGPLATVSFSEQGARWLLIDEWETDRVHVRTNLLSEGQAWLEHRELSSLLATWGPAPLTWVLAEESESLQSLRGETGQTPSPFARVRELARLEAADLRAVLVYAVGVGLFALTTPIAVQSLVNTVAFGALLQPLVVLSILLLGGLVFAGGLRAMQYWVVELLQQRLFIRVVSDLSHRLPRVHARALDRAHGPELVNRFFDVVTIQKASATLLLEGLSVVLQTGIGLLMLAFYHPLLLAFDFFLLLSVAGILFGYGRSAAAAGLKESKAKYAVAAWLQELVRHPITFRQHGAAAHALERADTLARDWLGLRRKHFKYLFRQVLGALGLQAVASALLLGLGGWLVIDRQLSLGQLVAAELIVTAVLAAFAKFGKHLEAYYDLLAASDKLGQLVDLPLEQATGESHPPPSGPASLELRDVRFHYREDAPVLRGVSLEVRAGQKVALTGDTAGGKSTLVDLLYGLRLPTRGRILLNGTDTRDLSLATLRRDVALVKAPEIFAGTLVDNVRMGQPSLTLSEVRQVLESVGLGDVVAQLPDGLHTPLTTGGLPLSSGQAVLVHLARALAFRPRLLILDEVLDTLDTRTRARVLQTLLAPEAPWTLLLITHRPELLGQCERALVLSDGQLLPLNPGSRNREAIPS comes from the coding sequence ATGTCTGACCAGACTTTCTCCCCCACGATCACGCCCACCCGGAACGAGCCCCCCGTGCCTGCCGGCCAGGGCCCTTCCACGTCCGCCTCCGAAGTGCTCGAGGCTGTCCTCACCGAACTCGCCCACACCACGGGGATCGAGCCCGGGCACGGAACCGTGCGCGGAGCACTCCAGGATGCCGGGAGACACGATCCCGGGTCCCTCGCGGACACGTGGAGTCGGCATCTCCAGCACGCGGGCCTCGCGCTTGGCCTCACGCTGACGCTCATGCGCCGTCCCCTCGAGGAGGTCCTCCGCGAAGGGGGCCACCAGGGGCCACTCGCCACGGTGTCCTTCTCGGAGCAGGGTGCCCGGTGGCTCCTCATCGACGAGTGGGAGACGGACCGGGTGCACGTGCGCACCAACCTGCTGTCCGAAGGACAGGCCTGGCTGGAGCACCGGGAGCTCTCCTCGCTGCTCGCCACCTGGGGTCCGGCGCCGCTCACCTGGGTGCTCGCCGAGGAGTCCGAGTCCCTCCAGTCCCTGCGGGGTGAGACGGGCCAGACACCCTCGCCCTTCGCCCGGGTGCGCGAACTGGCGAGACTGGAGGCGGCGGATCTCCGGGCGGTGCTCGTCTACGCGGTGGGCGTCGGGCTCTTCGCGCTGACCACGCCCATCGCCGTCCAGTCCCTGGTCAACACCGTGGCTTTCGGCGCACTGCTCCAGCCGCTGGTGGTGCTGAGCATCCTGCTGCTCGGAGGACTGGTGTTCGCCGGAGGCCTGCGCGCCATGCAGTACTGGGTGGTGGAGCTGCTCCAGCAACGCCTGTTCATCCGCGTGGTCAGCGACCTGAGCCACCGGCTGCCCCGGGTTCACGCGAGGGCGCTGGACCGGGCGCATGGCCCCGAGCTCGTCAACCGCTTCTTCGACGTCGTCACCATCCAGAAGGCCAGCGCCACCCTGTTGCTCGAGGGTCTATCGGTGGTGCTCCAGACGGGCATCGGCCTGCTGATGCTGGCGTTCTACCATCCGCTGCTGCTGGCCTTCGACTTCTTCCTCCTGCTGTCGGTGGCGGGCATCCTCTTCGGCTACGGACGCTCGGCGGCCGCGGCGGGGCTCAAGGAATCCAAGGCCAAGTACGCCGTGGCCGCCTGGCTCCAGGAGCTGGTGCGCCACCCCATCACCTTCCGCCAGCACGGCGCGGCGGCCCATGCCCTGGAGCGCGCCGACACGCTCGCCCGCGACTGGCTGGGCCTTCGGCGCAAGCACTTCAAGTACCTGTTCCGGCAGGTGCTCGGCGCCCTGGGCCTGCAGGCGGTGGCGAGCGCGCTGCTGCTGGGCCTGGGCGGCTGGCTCGTCATCGACCGGCAGCTCTCCCTGGGCCAGCTCGTCGCCGCCGAGCTGATCGTCACCGCGGTCCTGGCCGCCTTCGCCAAGTTCGGCAAGCACCTGGAGGCCTATTACGATCTGCTGGCGGCCTCGGACAAGCTGGGCCAGCTCGTGGATCTGCCCCTGGAACAGGCCACCGGGGAGAGCCATCCGCCCCCGTCCGGGCCCGCGAGCCTGGAGCTGCGCGACGTGAGGTTCCACTACCGCGAGGACGCGCCCGTGCTGCGCGGCGTCAGCCTCGAGGTGCGGGCCGGCCAGAAGGTGGCCCTCACGGGCGACACCGCCGGGGGCAAGAGCACCCTGGTGGACCTGCTCTACGGCCTGCGCCTGCCCACGCGTGGCCGCATCCTGCTCAACGGGACCGACACGCGCGACCTGTCGCTCGCCACGCTTCGCCGGGACGTGGCGCTCGTCAAGGCGCCGGAGATCTTCGCCGGAACGCTCGTGGACAACGTCCGGATGGGACAGCCCTCCTTGACCCTGAGCGAGGTGCGTCAGGTGCTCGAGTCGGTGGGACTGGGAGACGTGGTCGCCCAGCTTCCGGACGGACTCCACACGCCACTCACCACGGGCGGCCTGCCCCTGTCCTCGGGACAGGCGGTGCTGGTGCATCTGGCGCGCGCGCTCGCGTTCCGGCCGCGCCTGCTCATCCTCGACGAGGTGCTGGACACGCTCGATACGCGCACCCGGGCCCGCGTGCTCCAGACCCTGCTGGCGCCCGAGGCCCCCTGGACCCTGCTCCTCATCACCCACCGGCCGGAGCTGCTCGGCCAATGCGAGCGCGCCCTCGTGCTGAGCGACGGCCAGCTTCTCCCCCTGAATCCCGGGTCCCGAAACCGGGAGGCGATTCCTTCTTGA